A single region of the Mycobacterium avium subsp. avium genome encodes:
- a CDS encoding ABC transporter permease — MFVVLPLLAIAVKVDWPHFWSLITSPSSRTALLLSLRTAAASTALCVALGVPMALVLARGGTRLVRSLRPLILLPLVLPPVVGGIALLYAFGRLGLLGHYLEAAGISVAFSTTAVVLAQTFVSLPFLVISLEGAARTAGADFEVVAATLGARPTTVWWRVTLPLLLPGVVSGAVLAFARSLGEFGATLTFAGSRQGVTRTLPLEIYLQRVTDADAAVALSILLVAVAAVVVLGLGARRLTGTDAR, encoded by the coding sequence ATGTTCGTGGTGCTGCCGTTGTTGGCGATCGCGGTCAAGGTGGACTGGCCGCACTTCTGGTCGCTGATCACGAGCCCGTCGTCGCGCACGGCGCTGCTGCTGAGCCTGAGGACCGCCGCCGCCAGCACCGCGCTGTGCGTGGCGCTGGGGGTGCCGATGGCGCTGGTGCTGGCCCGCGGCGGGACGCGGCTGGTCCGGTCGCTGCGGCCCCTGATCCTGCTGCCGTTGGTGCTGCCGCCCGTGGTGGGCGGGATCGCGTTGTTGTATGCGTTCGGCCGGCTCGGGCTGCTGGGGCACTACCTGGAAGCCGCGGGTATCAGCGTTGCGTTCAGCACCACCGCCGTGGTGCTGGCGCAGACCTTCGTGTCGCTGCCGTTTCTGGTGATCTCGCTCGAGGGCGCGGCGCGCACCGCGGGCGCCGATTTCGAGGTGGTGGCCGCGACACTGGGCGCGCGACCCACCACGGTCTGGTGGCGCGTCACCCTGCCGCTGCTGTTGCCCGGTGTCGTGTCCGGGGCGGTGCTGGCGTTCGCCCGCTCGCTGGGTGAGTTCGGCGCGACGCTGACCTTCGCCGGATCACGGCAGGGCGTCACCCGCACCCTGCCGCTGGAGATCTACCTGCAGCGGGTGACCGACGCCGACGCGGCCGTGGCGCTGTCCATCCTGTTGGTGGCGGTGGCGGCCGTGGTGGTGCTCGGGCTGGGCGCTCGCCGGCTGACCGGGACCGACGCCAGGTAG
- a CDS encoding alanine and proline-rich secreted protein Apa, producing MDQVEATSTRRKGLWTTLAITTVSGASAVAIALPATSHADPEVPTPVPPSTATAPPAAPAPNGQPAPNAQPAPAAPAPNGQPAPAAPAPNDPNAAPPPAGAPPNGAPPAPPNGAPPPPVDPNAPPPPPADPNAGRIPNAVGGFSYVLPAGWVESDASHLDYGSALLSKVTGPPPMPDQPPPVANDTRIVMGRLDQKLYASAEANNAKAAVRLGSDMGEFFMPYPGTRINQDSTPLNGANGSTGSASYYEVKFSDASKPNGQIWTGVIGSANGGNAQRWFVVWLGTSNDPVDKVAAKALAESIQAWTPPPAPPAAPGGPGAPAPGAPGAPAPGAPAAPGAPAPAAPAPAAPGAPAAPGAPAPAPGQAPAVEVSPTPTPTPQQTLSA from the coding sequence ATGGATCAGGTGGAAGCGACCTCGACACGCCGCAAAGGACTGTGGACGACGCTGGCGATCACCACGGTGAGCGGCGCCAGCGCCGTCGCCATCGCGTTGCCGGCGACCTCGCATGCCGATCCCGAGGTCCCGACCCCGGTCCCCCCGAGCACGGCGACCGCCCCGCCCGCCGCGCCGGCGCCCAACGGGCAACCGGCACCCAACGCGCAACCGGCACCCGCCGCCCCGGCGCCCAACGGGCAACCGGCGCCCGCCGCGCCGGCGCCGAATGATCCCAACGCGGCCCCACCACCGGCGGGGGCACCGCCGAACGGGGCACCACCGGCGCCGCCGAACGGGGCACCACCGCCGCCCGTCGACCCGAACGCGCCGCCGCCCCCGCCGGCCGACCCGAACGCCGGGCGGATCCCCAACGCCGTCGGCGGGTTCAGCTACGTGCTGCCCGCCGGCTGGGTGGAGTCCGACGCGTCTCACCTCGACTACGGCTCGGCGCTGCTGAGCAAGGTCACCGGCCCGCCGCCGATGCCCGACCAGCCGCCCCCGGTTGCCAACGACACCCGCATCGTGATGGGCCGTCTCGACCAAAAGCTTTACGCCAGTGCGGAAGCCAACAACGCCAAGGCCGCGGTGCGGCTGGGCTCGGACATGGGCGAGTTCTTCATGCCCTATCCCGGCACCCGCATCAACCAGGACAGCACCCCGCTCAACGGCGCCAACGGAAGCACCGGCAGCGCGTCGTACTACGAGGTGAAATTCAGCGACGCGTCCAAGCCGAACGGTCAGATCTGGACCGGCGTCATCGGTTCGGCCAACGGCGGCAACGCGCAACGCTGGTTCGTCGTCTGGCTGGGCACCTCGAACGACCCGGTGGACAAGGTCGCGGCCAAGGCGCTCGCCGAGTCGATCCAGGCGTGGACGCCGCCGCCCGCCCCGCCGGCGGCTCCGGGCGGACCAGGGGCACCGGCTCCAGGGGCTCCAGGCGCGCCGGCACCGGGCGCCCCGGCGGCTCCTGGCGCGCCCGCACCGGCGGCTCCGGCTCCAGCAGCCCCGGGGGCCCCGGCAGCACCCGGCGCGCCCGCGCCGGCACCGGGCCAGGCGCCGGCCGTCGAGGTTAGCCCCACCCCCACACCGACACCGCAGCAGACCCTCTCGGCCTGA
- a CDS encoding SDR family oxidoreductase codes for MAVEVLVTGGDTELGRAVAEGFRDDGHKVTLVGARKSDLEIAAKELEAEAIVCDTTDPAALEQARPLFPHHLDTVVHVPAPSWEAGDPRTYSIADTASAWRNALDATVLSAVLTVQTVGDHLRSGGSIISVVPENPPAGSAQAAVKAALSNWTTGQASVFGTRGITVNAVASGRGAQPGYDGLSRSPAPVAAEVARLALFLTSPAARHITGQTLHVSHGALAHFA; via the coding sequence ATGGCGGTGGAGGTGCTGGTTACCGGCGGAGACACCGAGCTGGGACGCGCGGTGGCCGAGGGCTTCCGCGACGACGGCCACAAAGTGACCCTGGTGGGTGCGCGCAAGAGCGATCTGGAGATCGCCGCCAAGGAGCTCGAGGCCGAGGCGATCGTCTGCGACACCACCGACCCGGCCGCCCTGGAACAGGCCCGCCCGCTGTTCCCGCATCACCTGGACACCGTCGTCCACGTGCCGGCACCCAGCTGGGAGGCCGGCGATCCGCGCACCTACTCGATCGCCGACACGGCCAGCGCATGGCGCAATGCCCTTGACGCGACGGTGCTTTCGGCCGTGCTGACGGTTCAGACCGTGGGCGACCACCTGCGCTCGGGCGGCTCGATCATCAGCGTGGTGCCGGAAAACCCGCCCGCGGGCAGCGCCCAGGCCGCGGTCAAAGCGGCGTTGTCGAATTGGACGACGGGACAGGCAAGCGTGTTCGGCACCCGCGGCATCACCGTCAACGCGGTGGCCAGCGGCCGTGGCGCCCAGCCGGGCTACGACGGGCTCTCCCGCAGCCCCGCGCCGGTGGCCGCGGAGGTCGCGCGCCTGGCGCTGTTTTTGACCAGTCCGGCCGCACGGCACATCACCGGCCAGACCCTGCATGTGAGCCACGGCGCGCTGGCGCATTTCGCCTGA
- a CDS encoding CPBP family intramembrane glutamic endopeptidase, whose product MRDATATADLQASQPPGLHRFRIHLDIAVVVVVLVLTNLVAHFTTPWASIGTVPAAAVGLVILMRYRGLGWTDLGLGRDHWKSGVGYALAAVAVVAAVIAIGVLLPATRPMFMNNRYATISGAMIASMVVIPVQTVIPEELAFRGVLHGALNRAWGFRGVALAGSLLFGLWHVATSFGLTSGNVGFTRLFGGGMVGMMAGVTGAVLATGAAGFVFSWLRRRSGSLIAPIALHWSLNGLGALAAAFVWHLST is encoded by the coding sequence ATGCGTGACGCCACCGCGACAGCCGACCTGCAGGCGTCCCAGCCCCCCGGGTTGCACCGGTTCCGGATCCATCTCGACATCGCCGTCGTCGTGGTGGTGCTGGTCCTGACCAACCTGGTCGCGCACTTCACCACGCCGTGGGCGAGCATCGGCACCGTCCCCGCCGCCGCCGTCGGGCTGGTCATCCTGATGCGCTATCGCGGGCTGGGCTGGACCGACCTCGGGCTGGGCCGTGACCATTGGAAATCCGGAGTGGGCTATGCGCTGGCCGCCGTGGCGGTGGTGGCCGCGGTGATCGCGATCGGGGTGCTGCTGCCGGCGACCCGGCCGATGTTCATGAACAACCGCTACGCCACCATCTCCGGGGCGATGATCGCCTCGATGGTTGTCATCCCGGTGCAGACCGTCATCCCCGAGGAGCTGGCCTTCCGCGGCGTGCTGCACGGCGCCCTCAACCGGGCCTGGGGCTTCCGCGGCGTCGCCCTGGCGGGTTCGCTGCTGTTCGGCCTGTGGCACGTTGCCACGTCGTTCGGCCTGACCAGCGGCAACGTCGGGTTCACCCGACTGTTCGGCGGCGGGATGGTGGGCATGATGGCCGGGGTGACCGGGGCGGTGCTGGCCACCGGGGCCGCCGGGTTCGTGTTCAGCTGGCTGCGCCGGCGCAGCGGCAGCCTGATCGCGCCCATCGCCCTGCACTGGTCACTGAACGGGCTCGGTGCGCTGGCGGCCGCGTTCGTCTGGCATCTGTCCACCTGA
- a CDS encoding oxygenase MpaB family protein, with amino-acid sequence MAVRGIRALKKIMQTTFDPELVVPDEARVTEFTGDNSLSRKDLSQHPIPPGSLTWKYWGRLDVIFFGSGVVGTIAGAWPQMAKATSSSVLFTGDSSFGARSKIYKVRRQRSREYIYGTVYDAPEDAKKYGLKTRNMHKSIKGTLQDGTFHALNADTFYFGHVTFFYHLLLKVVEQLYFDGAMPRAMKEQIFEESKEWYSMWGVDDSPQPATYDDFERYLDNIERNHLVNSQVTQVMLEQFMERRVPPRWWPPVMKKFVWPWVAGRRQVVVNSFPPHVQELFNLEWTPEDEEIARRFMRMYRRLYAILERVVPLKFLYLPIAVEGFKREGVDPRKITLESAQQALRENRARRAARENASADETNGVLASG; translated from the coding sequence ATGGCGGTCCGTGGCATCAGGGCACTCAAGAAAATCATGCAGACAACATTCGATCCGGAGCTGGTCGTTCCGGACGAAGCCAGGGTTACGGAATTCACCGGCGACAACAGCTTGTCGCGGAAAGACCTTTCTCAGCATCCAATTCCCCCTGGTTCCCTGACATGGAAGTATTGGGGACGGCTTGATGTGATCTTTTTCGGCAGTGGAGTCGTGGGCACCATTGCCGGGGCGTGGCCGCAGATGGCGAAAGCGACGTCGAGTTCCGTTCTTTTTACCGGTGACAGTTCGTTCGGTGCACGCTCCAAGATATATAAGGTACGGCGTCAGAGATCTCGTGAGTACATCTATGGCACGGTGTACGACGCGCCGGAGGATGCGAAGAAATACGGCCTGAAGACTCGGAACATGCACAAGTCCATCAAGGGCACCCTGCAGGACGGCACCTTTCATGCGTTGAACGCCGACACCTTCTATTTTGGGCATGTCACCTTTTTCTATCATCTGTTGCTCAAGGTGGTTGAACAGCTGTATTTCGACGGGGCCATGCCGCGTGCGATGAAGGAGCAGATATTCGAGGAATCCAAGGAGTGGTACAGCATGTGGGGGGTGGACGACAGTCCCCAGCCGGCCACCTACGACGATTTCGAGCGCTATCTGGACAACATCGAGCGCAATCATTTGGTGAACTCTCAGGTGACCCAGGTCATGCTGGAGCAATTCATGGAGCGCCGCGTGCCGCCGCGGTGGTGGCCTCCGGTCATGAAGAAGTTCGTGTGGCCCTGGGTGGCGGGTCGGCGGCAAGTCGTCGTCAACAGTTTCCCGCCCCACGTGCAGGAGCTGTTCAATTTGGAGTGGACCCCCGAGGACGAGGAGATCGCGCGCCGCTTCATGCGGATGTATCGACGGCTGTACGCGATTCTCGAGCGTGTTGTCCCGCTGAAGTTCCTGTACTTGCCGATTGCCGTCGAAGGCTTCAAGCGGGAAGGGGTCGATCCGCGCAAGATCACCCTGGAGTCCGCACAGCAAGCACTCCGGGAAAATCGCGCTCGCCGCGCCGCGCGGGAAAATGCGTCAGCAGACGAGACCAATGGGGTGCTCGCGTCCGGCTAA
- the modA gene encoding molybdate ABC transporter substrate-binding protein has protein sequence MRRIGILTGLLSVVLIAGMTGCGSKSQPPPTAGKLMVFAAASLRPAFTQIAERFKAQNPGTGIEFEFAGSSELATQLTQGATADVFASADTAQMDVVAKAGLLAADPTNFASNTLVIVTAPGNPKRIGSFADLARPGLTVVTCQRPVPCGAAAHRVEDSTGVHLNPVSEEPSVTDALTKVTSGQADAALVYVTDARTAGSKVATVNFPEAAGAVNVYPIGVLKQAPLATQARNFVDLVTSPPGQQILAQAGFAKP, from the coding sequence ATGCGGCGGATCGGGATCCTGACCGGGTTGCTGTCGGTGGTGCTGATTGCCGGTATGACCGGGTGTGGCTCCAAATCTCAGCCGCCGCCGACCGCGGGCAAACTGATGGTGTTCGCGGCCGCGTCACTGCGACCGGCGTTCACCCAGATCGCCGAGCGGTTCAAGGCCCAAAACCCCGGTACCGGAATCGAATTCGAGTTCGCCGGCTCCTCCGAGCTGGCCACCCAGCTGACCCAGGGAGCGACGGCCGACGTGTTCGCCTCGGCCGACACCGCGCAGATGGACGTCGTCGCCAAGGCGGGCCTGCTCGCCGCCGACCCGACGAACTTCGCCTCCAACACCCTGGTCATCGTCACCGCGCCGGGCAACCCGAAGCGGATCGGGTCGTTCGCCGACCTGGCGAGGCCCGGGCTGACCGTGGTGACCTGCCAGCGGCCGGTGCCCTGCGGGGCGGCGGCCCACCGCGTGGAGGACAGCACCGGCGTGCACCTCAACCCCGTCAGCGAGGAGCCCAGCGTCACCGACGCCCTCACCAAGGTCACCAGCGGCCAGGCCGACGCCGCGCTGGTCTACGTCACCGACGCCAGGACCGCGGGGAGCAAGGTGGCGACGGTGAACTTCCCGGAGGCCGCCGGCGCGGTGAACGTGTACCCGATCGGTGTGCTGAAGCAGGCGCCGCTTGCCACCCAGGCGCGGAATTTCGTCGACCTGGTGACCTCCCCGCCCGGGCAGCAGATCCTGGCCCAGGCCGGCTTCGCCAAACCCTGA
- a CDS encoding phosphoketolase family protein: MSLETSTTTPAGSPLSDRELDLIDKYWRAANYLSVGQIYLLDNPLLKEPLSAEHVKPRLLGHWGTTPGLNLVYAHLNRIIRNRDADVIYVTGPGHGGPGLVANAYLEGTYSEVYTGIEEDAEGLRKLFRQFSFPGGIPSHVAAQTPGSIHEGGELGYALVHAYGAAFDNPYLVVACVIGDGEAETGPLAAGWHSNKFLNPVTDGAVLPILALNGYKIANPTVLARIPHTELEALLRGYGYRPITVAGDDPTDVHRQLAAALDEAFDGIAAIQGAARGGGEVQRPVWPMIVLRTPKGWTGPKVVDGKRVEGTWRSHQVPLAETHDNPEHRAQLEEWLRSYGPEQLFDDDGRLRAELRALAPTGDRRMSANPHANGGLLLHDLDLPDFRDYAVPVTRPGSVTHEATRVLGTFLRDVIARNKDRFRMMGPDETASNRLDAVYGATEKVWLSATEPDDEHLAPDGRVMEVLSEHLCQGWLEGYLLTGRHGLFNCYEAFVHIVDSMLNQHAKWLATSRELPWRRPIASLNYLLTSHVWRQDHNGASHQDPGFIDLVANKRAELTRVYLPPDGNTLLSVADHCLRSRDYINVIVAGKQPALAYLDMDAAIAHCTRGLGIWDWASTARSIGAEPDVVLACAGDIPTLETLAAADILRRELPDLAVRVVNVVDLMRLQPDSEHPHGLPDREFDALFTRDRPVIFAYHGYPWLIHRLTYRRANHAQLHVRGFKERGTTTTPFDMVMLNDLDRFHLVIDVLDRVEGLASRAAMLRQRMVDARLAARMYTREHGEDDPAIANWTWEPSERNSRSE; encoded by the coding sequence GTGAGCCTAGAAACCTCAACCACCACGCCCGCCGGATCTCCGCTCTCCGACCGCGAACTGGACCTCATCGACAAGTATTGGCGCGCCGCCAACTACCTGTCGGTGGGGCAGATCTACCTGCTGGACAACCCGCTGCTCAAAGAGCCGCTGAGCGCCGAGCACGTCAAGCCGCGGCTGCTGGGGCACTGGGGCACCACGCCCGGGCTGAACCTCGTCTACGCGCACCTGAACCGGATCATCCGCAACCGCGACGCCGACGTCATCTACGTGACCGGACCGGGGCACGGCGGGCCGGGCCTGGTCGCCAACGCCTATCTGGAAGGCACCTACAGCGAGGTGTACACCGGCATCGAAGAGGACGCCGAGGGATTGCGAAAACTGTTCCGGCAGTTCTCTTTTCCCGGCGGCATTCCTAGCCACGTCGCGGCCCAGACGCCGGGATCGATCCACGAGGGCGGCGAGCTGGGCTACGCACTGGTGCACGCCTACGGCGCCGCCTTCGACAACCCGTACCTGGTGGTGGCCTGCGTCATCGGCGACGGCGAGGCGGAGACCGGGCCGCTGGCCGCCGGCTGGCACTCCAACAAATTCCTCAACCCCGTGACCGACGGCGCCGTGCTGCCCATCCTGGCGCTCAACGGCTACAAGATCGCCAACCCGACCGTGCTGGCCCGCATCCCGCACACCGAGCTGGAAGCGCTGTTGCGCGGCTACGGCTACCGGCCGATCACCGTCGCCGGTGACGATCCGACCGACGTGCACCGTCAGCTGGCCGCCGCCCTCGACGAGGCGTTCGACGGCATCGCCGCCATCCAGGGCGCGGCGCGCGGCGGCGGTGAGGTGCAGCGGCCGGTGTGGCCGATGATCGTGCTGCGCACCCCCAAGGGCTGGACCGGGCCGAAGGTGGTGGACGGCAAGAGGGTTGAGGGCACCTGGCGGTCGCACCAAGTGCCGCTCGCCGAGACGCACGACAACCCCGAACACCGCGCCCAGCTCGAGGAGTGGCTGCGCAGCTACGGTCCCGAGCAGCTGTTCGACGACGACGGGCGGCTGCGGGCCGAGCTGCGGGCGCTGGCGCCCACCGGTGATCGCCGGATGAGCGCCAACCCGCACGCCAACGGCGGGCTGCTGCTGCACGACCTCGACCTGCCCGACTTCCGCGACTACGCGGTGCCGGTGACCCGGCCGGGGTCGGTCACCCACGAGGCCACCCGGGTGCTGGGCACCTTCCTGCGCGACGTGATCGCCCGCAACAAAGACCGGTTCCGGATGATGGGGCCCGACGAGACGGCCTCCAACCGGCTCGACGCCGTCTACGGCGCCACCGAGAAGGTGTGGTTGTCGGCGACCGAGCCCGACGACGAGCACCTGGCGCCCGACGGCCGGGTGATGGAGGTGCTCTCCGAGCACCTGTGCCAGGGCTGGCTGGAGGGCTACCTGCTGACCGGGCGGCACGGCCTGTTCAACTGCTACGAGGCGTTCGTGCACATCGTCGACTCCATGCTGAACCAGCACGCGAAATGGCTTGCGACCAGCCGGGAATTGCCGTGGCGGCGGCCGATCGCGTCGCTGAACTACCTGCTGACGTCGCACGTGTGGCGCCAGGACCACAACGGCGCCTCGCATCAGGACCCCGGGTTCATCGACCTGGTCGCCAACAAGCGCGCCGAGCTGACCCGGGTGTACCTGCCGCCGGACGGCAACACGCTGCTGTCGGTGGCCGATCACTGCCTGCGCAGCCGCGATTACATCAACGTGATCGTCGCCGGCAAGCAGCCCGCGCTGGCCTACCTGGACATGGACGCCGCGATCGCGCACTGCACCCGCGGGCTGGGCATCTGGGACTGGGCCAGCACCGCCCGATCGATTGGCGCCGAACCCGATGTGGTGCTGGCCTGCGCGGGCGACATCCCGACGCTGGAGACGCTGGCCGCCGCCGACATCCTGCGCCGGGAGCTGCCCGACCTGGCGGTGCGGGTGGTCAACGTCGTCGACCTGATGCGGCTGCAGCCCGACTCCGAGCACCCGCACGGGCTGCCGGACCGCGAATTCGACGCGCTGTTCACCAGGGACCGGCCGGTCATCTTCGCCTACCACGGCTACCCCTGGCTGATCCACCGGCTCACCTATCGCCGCGCCAATCACGCGCAGCTGCACGTGCGCGGCTTCAAGGAACGCGGCACCACCACAACGCCTTTCGACATGGTGATGCTCAACGACCTGGACCGCTTCCACCTCGTCATCGACGTGCTCGACCGGGTGGAGGGGCTGGCCAGTCGCGCCGCGATGCTGCGCCAGCGCATGGTCGACGCCCGGCTCGCCGCGCGGATGTACACCCGCGAGCACGGCGAGGACGACCCGGCGATCGCCAATTGGACCTGGGAGCCGAGCGAGCGGAACTCACGTAGTGAGTGA
- a CDS encoding sulfate/molybdate ABC transporter ATP-binding protein, translating to MSELQLRAVVSQRRFEVEFSVAAGEVLAVLGPNGAGKSTALHVIAGLLRPDRGLVRVGDRVLTDTAAGIDVPTHDRRVGLLLQDALLFPHMSVAANVAFGPHSRRPMWRRGRRAEKATALRWLREVDAEPLADRKPRQLSGGQAQRVAIARALAAEPDVLLLDEPLAGLDVAAAAAIRAVLRRVVTRIGCAAMLVTHDLLDVFTLADRVLVLESGRIAEIGPVADVLTAPRSHFAARVAGVNLVNGTAEGDGALLARSGARWYAAPAAPAGPLASGQRAVAVFPPTAVAVYREQPHGSPRNTVEVTVAEMDVRGAAVLVRGAQQPDGAPGLAAEITVDAASELRLTPGDRVWFSVKAHEVVLYPATAAAER from the coding sequence ATGAGCGAATTGCAGCTGCGCGCGGTCGTCTCGCAACGGCGCTTCGAGGTGGAGTTCTCGGTGGCCGCCGGGGAGGTGCTGGCGGTGCTGGGTCCCAACGGCGCGGGCAAGTCGACGGCCCTACACGTCATCGCCGGGCTGTTGCGCCCCGACCGTGGGCTGGTGCGGGTGGGGGACCGGGTGTTGACCGACACCGCGGCCGGGATCGACGTGCCGACGCACGACCGCCGGGTCGGACTGCTGCTGCAGGACGCCTTGCTGTTCCCGCATATGAGCGTCGCCGCCAACGTCGCGTTCGGGCCGCACAGTCGCCGGCCGATGTGGCGCCGGGGCCGCCGGGCGGAGAAGGCCACCGCCTTGCGCTGGCTGCGGGAGGTGGACGCCGAGCCGCTCGCGGACCGAAAACCGCGACAACTCTCCGGCGGGCAGGCGCAGCGGGTCGCGATCGCGCGGGCGCTGGCCGCCGAACCCGACGTGTTGCTGCTCGACGAGCCGTTGGCCGGTCTCGACGTCGCGGCGGCCGCGGCGATCCGGGCGGTGCTGCGCAGGGTCGTCACCCGCATCGGCTGCGCGGCGATGCTGGTCACCCACGACCTGCTGGACGTGTTCACGTTGGCCGATCGGGTGCTGGTGCTCGAATCCGGCAGGATCGCCGAAATCGGCCCGGTGGCTGACGTTTTGACCGCGCCGCGCAGTCATTTCGCGGCACGGGTCGCGGGGGTGAACCTGGTCAACGGGACCGCCGAGGGCGACGGTGCCCTGCTCGCGCGCTCCGGTGCCCGCTGGTATGCCGCCCCGGCGGCGCCCGCCGGCCCGCTCGCGTCCGGCCAGCGCGCCGTCGCGGTTTTCCCGCCGACGGCGGTGGCCGTCTATCGCGAGCAGCCGCACGGCAGTCCCCGCAACACTGTCGAGGTGACGGTCGCCGAGATGGACGTCCGCGGGGCGGCGGTGTTGGTGCGCGGCGCTCAGCAACCCGACGGCGCGCCGGGGCTGGCGGCCGAGATCACCGTGGACGCCGCTTCGGAATTGCGGTTGACGCCGGGGGACCGGGTGTGGTTCTCGGTCAAAGCCCATGAAGTGGTGCTGTATCCGGCAACGGCCGCGGCGGAACGCTGA
- a CDS encoding zinc-binding alcohol dehydrogenase family protein: MSSSVTTTAMRAWRVRRPGPMDTHPLEEVTTEVPRPGPSDLLVAVRACGVCRTDLHVTEGDLPVHRDRVTPGHEVVGEVIEVGAEAGDEFGVGDRVGIAWLRHTCGVCKYCRRGDENLCPESRYTGWDADGGYAEFATVPAAFAHPLPGGYSDSELAPLLCAGIIGYRALLRAQLPPGGRLGLYGFGGSAHITAQVALAQGAEVHVMTRGERARELAIELGAASAQGAADPPPVPLDAAILFAPVGDLVLPALAALDRGGTLAIAGIHLSDIPSLNYQRHLFQERQVRSVTSNTRADARAFLDFAGTHHISVTTPEYPLGQADRALADLSAGRIAGAAVLLV; the protein is encoded by the coding sequence ATGTCTTCTTCGGTGACCACCACGGCGATGCGCGCCTGGCGGGTGCGTCGGCCCGGTCCGATGGACACTCATCCGCTCGAGGAAGTGACCACCGAGGTGCCGCGCCCCGGGCCGTCCGACCTGCTGGTCGCGGTGCGTGCGTGCGGCGTGTGCCGCACCGATCTGCATGTCACCGAGGGCGACCTACCCGTGCACCGCGACCGGGTCACGCCCGGTCATGAGGTGGTCGGCGAGGTCATCGAAGTCGGCGCCGAGGCCGGCGACGAGTTCGGCGTCGGGGACCGGGTGGGCATCGCCTGGCTGCGCCACACCTGCGGGGTGTGCAAATACTGCCGGCGGGGCGACGAGAACCTGTGCCCCGAGTCCCGCTACACCGGTTGGGACGCCGACGGTGGGTACGCCGAATTCGCGACCGTGCCAGCGGCGTTCGCGCACCCACTGCCCGGCGGTTACAGCGACAGCGAGCTCGCCCCATTGTTGTGCGCCGGCATCATCGGCTACCGGGCGCTGCTGCGCGCCCAGCTACCGCCGGGCGGACGGCTGGGCCTGTACGGTTTCGGCGGCAGCGCGCACATCACCGCGCAGGTCGCCCTGGCGCAGGGCGCCGAGGTGCACGTGATGACCCGCGGCGAGCGGGCCCGCGAGCTGGCGATCGAACTCGGCGCCGCCTCCGCGCAGGGCGCCGCCGACCCGCCGCCCGTCCCGCTGGACGCCGCCATCTTGTTCGCCCCCGTCGGCGATCTGGTACTGCCCGCGCTGGCGGCGCTGGACCGCGGCGGCACCCTGGCGATCGCCGGCATTCACCTGTCCGACATCCCGTCGCTGAACTACCAGCGCCACCTGTTCCAGGAGCGCCAGGTGCGCTCGGTCACCTCCAACACCCGGGCCGACGCGCGGGCCTTCCTCGACTTCGCGGGCACGCATCACATCAGCGTCACCACGCCGGAATATCCCCTCGGACAAGCGGATCGGGCGCTGGCGGATCTGAGCGCCGGGCGCATCGCCGGTGCGGCGGTGCTGCTGGTCTGA
- a CDS encoding LLM class F420-dependent oxidoreductase — protein MTVAIRLGLQIPNFSYGTGAEQLFPTVIAQAREAESAGFDSVFVMDHFYQLPMLGSPDQPMLEAYTALGALATATERVQLGTLVTGNTYRNPTLLAKIITTLDVVSQGRAILGIGTGWFQLEHDQLGFEFGTFTDRFNRLDEALEIILPMIRGERATFEGKWYRASDAFANPRYRDRIPLMIGGSGEKKTIPLAARHFDHLNVIAGFDELPRKLDAVRRACEQVGRDPATLETSTLTTVMIDDNASLDQIPAEMTQRMVVGNPDSVADQIKTKVIDAGIDSVIINLPFYTPGIVQAAGEALRPLVGA, from the coding sequence ATGACCGTGGCTATCCGACTTGGTCTGCAGATTCCCAACTTCTCCTACGGCACCGGGGCCGAGCAGCTCTTCCCCACTGTCATTGCCCAGGCCCGCGAGGCCGAATCCGCGGGATTCGATTCGGTTTTCGTGATGGACCACTTCTACCAACTGCCGATGCTGGGGTCGCCCGATCAGCCGATGCTGGAGGCCTACACCGCCTTGGGGGCGCTGGCCACGGCCACCGAGCGGGTCCAGCTGGGCACCCTGGTCACCGGCAACACCTACCGCAACCCCACCCTGCTGGCCAAGATCATCACCACGCTGGACGTGGTGAGCCAGGGCCGCGCGATCCTGGGCATCGGCACCGGCTGGTTCCAGCTCGAGCACGACCAGTTGGGCTTCGAATTCGGCACCTTCACCGACCGGTTCAACCGGCTGGACGAGGCACTGGAGATCATCCTGCCGATGATCAGAGGCGAGCGGGCAACCTTCGAAGGCAAGTGGTACCGCGCCAGCGATGCGTTCGCGAATCCCCGCTACCGGGACCGCATTCCGCTGATGATCGGCGGCAGCGGCGAGAAGAAGACGATCCCGCTTGCCGCAAGGCATTTCGACCACCTCAACGTGATCGCCGGGTTCGACGAGCTGCCCCGCAAGCTGGACGCCGTGCGGCGGGCCTGCGAGCAGGTGGGCCGCGATCCCGCGACCCTGGAAACCAGCACTCTGACCACGGTGATGATCGACGACAACGCGAGCCTCGATCAGATCCCCGCCGAGATGACCCAGCGCATGGTGGTCGGCAACCCGGATTCGGTCGCCGACCAGATCAAGACCAAGGTGATCGACGCCGGAATCGACAGCGTGATCATCAACCTGCCCTTCTACACCCCCGGCATCGTCCAGGCCGCCGGCGAAGCGCTGCGCCCCCTCGTCGGCGCATAG